The Congregibacter litoralis KT71 genome contains a region encoding:
- a CDS encoding enoyl-CoA hydratase/isomerase family protein yields the protein MSQETYETLLIERHGPVARLVMNRPEKLNTFSTTLRREMMTAVNALNGDPELRVIVLAGAGRAFSAGADLQDSAGGDPEHRGQETEHMLKSEYKPSILGITESTKLWIAEVSGPAAGIGSAYMMACDLVVMAKGSYLYQAFAAIGLIPDGGATWQLLRALGRKRAFEVIVGGERIYAEQCLEWGLCNRVVEEGDETQAALDWASTLAKKAPLAVQFSKKAIAMAADLNFGEMISQEAAMQNICIASDDSAEGVTAFFEKRAPVFKGR from the coding sequence ATGAGTCAAGAGACCTATGAAACCCTGTTGATAGAGCGTCATGGTCCCGTCGCCAGACTGGTCATGAATCGACCGGAAAAACTCAATACCTTTTCCACGACCCTGCGGCGGGAAATGATGACGGCGGTGAACGCCCTGAACGGGGATCCCGAATTACGCGTCATTGTGCTGGCCGGCGCGGGACGGGCCTTCAGTGCGGGTGCGGATCTTCAGGACAGCGCGGGTGGCGATCCTGAGCACCGCGGCCAGGAAACCGAGCACATGCTCAAGAGCGAATACAAGCCCAGCATCCTGGGTATCACTGAATCCACCAAACTCTGGATCGCGGAAGTGAGTGGCCCTGCAGCGGGTATTGGCAGTGCCTACATGATGGCCTGCGATCTGGTGGTGATGGCGAAAGGGAGCTATCTCTACCAGGCTTTTGCAGCGATTGGCCTGATTCCCGATGGAGGCGCAACCTGGCAGCTGCTGCGTGCCCTGGGCCGTAAACGGGCTTTCGAGGTCATCGTCGGCGGTGAGCGCATTTATGCGGAGCAGTGTCTCGAATGGGGCTTGTGCAACCGCGTGGTGGAGGAGGGTGACGAGACCCAGGCGGCGCTTGACTGGGCTTCTACACTGGCTAAAAAAGCGCCCCTGGCGGTACAGTTCAGCAAGAAGGCCATCGCCATGGCCGCGGATCTTAACTTTGGCGAGATGATCTCCCAGGAGGCCGCGATGCAGAACATTTGCATTGCCAGCGATGACTCTGCTGAGGGTGTGACAGCCTTTTTCGAAAAGCGCGCTCCTGTTTTCAAAGGTCGCTGA